Genomic window (Nymphaea colorata isolate Beijing-Zhang1983 chromosome 1, ASM883128v2, whole genome shotgun sequence):
TGATTCGGGTTGCTCAGTGCTTCGTGTCTGTTGTTGAGTGAGTCTACCTCACATAgattattgttttgttttttgtgattttttccgTCAGTGGGTTGGACCAAGCTTCTTCATTCTTTCCGGCGAACGTCCTCCCAAGAGTTAGCAGTACTGATTTCATCGAATGTTCAGAACTCTAAAACGTCGCCTCACCTTACAAACACAGCTAGCCTGAAAATTCGTGCttaattgattttattttgatcCCCTTTGGAACAGAGAACTTGATCTATTGCTCTAAACAATTAACATTTAAACAAAAACTGTTGTTTTGATGAATGATTGAGACTTGATGATCTGGATAGTGGCCCTAATTACTCCCTGCTAGCGCCTCAAGCGAGGACCAACCATTTAACTCTCAAATCAAGTAGAAGTGGGTACGTTGTGTTAACTCGAGGACAAACCAGCCCCCACGACATATGCTTTCCTTGTTCGTGCAAATTATTATCCAGCAGAAACACAACACACAAAGAGGCAAAAAACAGATAGAAGACACAACTGTCACTCTTTCGCTTCCCCAAGTGAAGCACATAGCAGAAACAAGCTACTAGTGCAGACAAGAAGACACAGAACAGAGTtctgcaaatgaaaaaaaaaacccactttcattttttctcaCTGACAGGAGCTACAGTCAAATTGTCTTATCTAGGCATACACAAAGGGCAATTAACACTGACATGGAATGGAAGGAGTAAAACAGGGAACAGTTCCGGTTCACTAGAATCAGACAACCAAAAACATCACACCCATGAAGAAATTGCATCATATTCAGTCACCCTGTTGCTACCATTATCTCATAACACTTTGCACGCCTCTGAGGTAGTAATATAATTTCAGCTCATGTCTTTTCCAGATCATGTTCAGGAAATTAAGGGCTTGCTATCCTCGCTCGCCCTGAATCACTTCCATCCAAACGATTCTCAAACAAGTGATAGAACCAATGATGGTAGCCGAGAACTCCGATAATGCTCATCCGTCATTGTGGACCTCTTTAAATGGAGACCGTATTTGACAGATTATGTTACTTGCTCAAGCAATGGCTCTCCATGTTCGTTCTTGAGCCCTTCGCAGTTGGGGGGATACGAAAACGAAAGGTATCAAAAACTGAtcaagttttaactttttgcATGTGAATCGAGCTCGCACCTGTGAGCAATATAAACAGTCCCGCTGCAAATTAAGTGTGATCACACCCACCATGAGAGGTGGACTTGCCTATTTGTAAGACTCTTTTTCCATATTGTGCGACTGGGTTGGGGAGGGCCAGGTGGCTGCTGCCCATGTGAACACTGGTGAACCGCATCGCACCGACTTCTCGCTTGGCTCTACTTGCTGAAAAGTCCTTTATTCTTCATGTCATGGGAACAAGTGGTCTAGAATCTAGATTATGCCGAAGACTACAACTTTATAAATTATGAAAGAACACCGAAGTTTCAGTAAATAATAGATTGCCTATCAACTTATAAGAGTTAATAAATAGATGCTCAAGTTGCAACAAAAACTACCAAAGAACCGCCAAAGAAACAGTTAAATTTTGACGCAAAATTGCAAAAACCCTTTTCATAAAGAACCACTCCTTCTTCGACCgaccaaacatattttcattttaaagaaagttattttgtcattttatatcaGAAAATATCGTTTTTTGTCTGTTGGCATCTCTTTGAGAAGCTTTCTCAAAGATTAAGTCCCTTTCTTACATCTGtttgttaacttttaaaagttgactGTGATTCGTTATGTACCCAAATGCTAGGCATcttagttttgtttttctttaatatagTATTTTCGTTTCTCCTTttcatttatgaaaattttacgCCTAATGTTTAGACGAAGCTTCCATGGGACTCGACCGATTTTTAGATTTGAAGCAGAATCCAGGTCCACACTCAGATGCCTTGTCAACCTCGAAAATCAGCAACACCCCCAACCATTACCAGTTCACATAACTCGATAGCTAATACCAGTTCTACATGGATCTTTAGGTTTTTTGAGTTTAGAAAGTTAGATCTACGGAGCCCATGGCAATTTCCTACTTGACTCCATCAAACCAAGTACTCCAAGATCGATCAACATAGCTTATCCCAATTCCATAAACCTCATGGCAGCTATTGAATCATTGAAATTTTCGACCCGAATAAGTGTGTTCATCTTTGAAAATTCATACCAAAACCTGTTTGTGTTTTTGACCCAGTTTATCTAATCTAACCACATTGAGTTCATGCCAACAAACCTATATCTACTCATTCAGACATTCTTGGTTTGGCCCCACTTTACAATAACGGATACAGTCTTTCTTTGTCACTTCAATGTTTTTGCCCCCTAAGAGCTGAGTGGAAAAGGTGATGGTGGAGCTGCCGTCTACCACCACAGAGACAAAAGTTGAAATTAAATCTATTTCCCTTGCTGAACCTAGTGAATCCATTAAAAAATACTTGAAGGAATTCGAAGTATAATTTTAGGAAGTGAAAATGGAAAACGGAGAACGTACTAAGCTAGCGTGATAAGACTCAAAATTATGATTCAAACAGAAGCTTTCAAGTAGAATTCTATTTTCTATAATCTGAAAGCCGGAATGCAGTATAAGTAGATGgaaattctttcttctttttttctttatagaTGTCTCACTGGAGTTGTACATCCgtaattttcaaaaagatcGCCGATGTCTTTCATTTTACGTTACACACGACTCAGATCACTTGATTTCGATTGCCTTCATCACACGGTGCAGACCGTCCCGAtcaaaaccaaagaagaaacGTGAAGGAGAAAAAAGCAGAAACGAGAAAACGACGAGGGGACTCAAGTCGGGCTCAGGCGCCGACGTCCTAAGTCGGTGTTCCGACTACGACCCACCTCACCCCGGAAACTTCCTCCACTTCCCGTTTCTAACCGAACCAAGAGCGACCCATCTCTCTAAAGGCCATTGATCTTCACTCAACTGGCAACTCCTGGCCTCTCAACTAGCTAGGTTCCCCAGAAATTAACCAACCCCTTTCTCTCCCAGCAACTTCCTGGAAGCACGCTGCATTCACGTCCAGATTCGTCGCCACCGTCATGGAAAAGAGAGGTAGACAGCCAAGCTCGCCTTTATGTATCTTATTTAAAGAGCCAACCCATTCGCTTCCCTCTCTAAGAAGAAACCTGGTATTGACTTCGGTTGGTTCgatcttcctttccttctttcagATAAAACAGGAAGGAGGCGTCCGACCGCCTTCTTTCTTGCTTGCGTTTTTTTATTGGTTTCTCCTTTAGTAAGGCGATCAATGGAGAACTTCCAAGACTTGCTACCGGTGATGGGGGAGAAGCTGGGATCGCAGGGGCTGATGGAGGAGCTGTGCAGTGGGTTCAGGCTGCTGATGGACCAGCAGCGAGGGGTGATCACGCCGGAAAGCCTGAGGAGAAATGCCGGGGAGGCTCTGGGGATGAAGGGAATGACGGAGGAGGAGGCGGTGGAGATGGTGAGGGAGGGAGATTTGGACGGTGACGGCGCTCTCAGCCAGATGGAATTCTGCGTCCTCATGGTCAGGCTGAGCCCGGAGGTGATGCAAAGGTCGTGGAGTCTGCTGGCGCAAGGGTTGGAAAATCTTGGTCACTagctcactcactctctctgcGCATCGAGAATATAATCGTCGTTTTGGTCACAGCTTTTTAACAGGAGTTTTGGGTGCATTAGCCGGATTCTATTTTAGCAGTCCACTTGATTGTATGTGAATAAGAACGTTAACGTAATTGATTCTGCCAATATTATTTCTCTTGTCTATTTGCATTCATAATCAATCTCGGTCACCCGGAAGTCTGAGGAAATTTTCAATTCTTCGGTCtggttttttctttcctttggaGAAATCTTCGACATGTACACATGGTCCGACTCAGTTTAAGTTCGTGAACGGAATCCACAAAAATGCAGATCGCAAACCGGATAAAAGACCAAGATTAGAATAGAAGTCTACAACTCGTAATCTCAAAGGCCAAATTGCCGCAAAAATGTAAATAAGTGTAATGGATCGAAGTTAAGTTAAAACACAAGTTTCCTGGTTTAATCTTCTTTCTTCAGGTTTTGACAGTGATGAGagaggagtccatggaaactgGAACCTTGTGATGGTCATGGCCTACACAACAGCACCGATCCCTCGATATAAACAGCCCTCAAAGACTTGCAGGTCGCCGCAGCTTTATACTTTGTGGCCGCGAAAGTGTTGAGTCATTTCCCGTGGTTGGTCCTTTAACGTGATCATGTTATGGAACTTAAAGTATATAGACTTCTTCAAAGGCTTGCACGGCTTTTCCTCCAAGGCATTGTTTGATGGCAAAAGTTTTGCCAAAAGAGTCCAGTTTCACCGATCTCATCTTTTGcctatttttttaaacaagacttCCTCAGGTCTTTGATCTCCTCCTCTTGGcctatttttttaaacaagacttCCTCAGGTCTTTGATCTCCTCCTCTTGGCTGTTTCGCGCTTCTTCCCGGCGCTGTTCATGCGCTTTGTAGTTGAGCCCGTTTTACGACTGTTCAGATAATCTCATTAAGCATACATACCGTACGGTCTTAAAAGACacttttaaagttcatttttaaatttgaataaataaaCGACtaacctctatatatatatatatatatatatatatatatatatatatatatatatatatatatatatataatggttgagagaaaaatcagaaaaaaaaaagatatgatatgacaaaaatatccaTCAATTTCCCTCATGATTGAGCTGGGCCGGAGCCATCATCAATATATGGTATTATTAAACATATCTCTTGCATAGGGCAGTATGCTATGAAAGGCCAAAAGGTTTCACtgtcggtaaaaaaaaaaaaaaacataactttATTTTGAATATTCTATAAGTTCTTTCACTTAATCTAACATTGAAGGTGATGATAATATGATTAATTAAGCAGCgaaaatatgttaaaaattaGCCATCTTCACTGACGGAGCAATGGCTCATACAAGGCCAGCAAACAAGCAATGATGGATATGGTTATATGTTTAGATTAACTTAACACTTGTAAACTGATCGTCCTTGAGGTATTTGGTTGAATTTTGCGGGcatgaaaatgtcaaaaagGTCTAAAGTGTAGTCTTATCAAACAAATCTAAGTAAAAGGGTATATATCCGACGGTGAGATTCAACAAGAGCTAACTAAAACATTAAGATACGAAAAGTTGTACATGGGCTTATAGTCGACCATGGCTGGCCTCGTTTGATTGATCTTTCAACAGTAGATCAAACCGTTAATCATAATCAGCCATTTTAATCCAACTAGGAAGCACTTGGCGGAAATGAGTAACTTCTCAAAGTCTCTCGTTGGAGAAGCCACAGCAAGCCCCTACTGGCTACTAGCACGGAAGGTGGGGCACCCTAATTCCTCAAATCTCATAGATCCTCTACCTCAAtacttgaaagaaaaattccaACCACTCATTAAGCAAGAAACAGTATTGGTCTTCGGATATCATTTGAAATCATGGGCAGCAATTATCTGATTTATGATCAAGGCCAAATTGTTTATCATGGCGAAATAGCGAAAACAGTGAATCATTTGGAGTTGCTGTTTTGATTGTTTTCAAATGCTCTAAGCTTCAATTCGAACACACACACAGGGTGGCAAACCATTGCAAATGCCTGCAGATTCGGTTAGCAAATTTACCAACTGCTAAGTTTCCAACGAAGCCATTTGGACAAGGTGCAAAAAGTGACAACTTCCAGTCACTCAAAAAATTTCCTCTTGTTTCTGGTGATCTTTCTCGCCAAAGTTACTTCTTAATTGCACACTTCGTGGAAAGAAAGTTATGAGTCGAATCCCGCCGTTTGGATGTGTTTATGAACAAACATCTCCATGTCAAATGTGTGCCCAAAAGAGGTAGAGAACAACAAACCAAAATACATTTACCACAAAAAATAATACATCTCACAGACGACAGGAATCAAATTATACTTCAAAAAATAACCAGAAATGTTCAGAGAATGACGCTCATACAATGATGTGATTCAAAAAACATAGCCAACTTCAAGCAGACCCCTTGAGTTTATTTGCAATGCCAGCAATATACTTGCCCTGGTGGAAAGCCTGTTCCAGTTCGAGCTCAGTTGGCTGTCTGGAACCATCACCAGCGTAGGTGCCTGCACCATACGGACTCCCGCCTTTGACATGCTCCATCTCAAACATTCCAGCTCCAAACGTGTACCCCATAGGTACATATATCATTCCATGATGAACCAGCTGAGTGATGGCTGTCAAGCTGCATAAAAAAACAGACAACTAAAGCTGGAgtaaacaaatataataaagaCACGGCAACTACAGTCTAAAATTCTTAACTAAAGTTAAGAATATAAGCATGCAAGCAAGCGAGTCATCCACCATATGCAAGGAggtcaaagaaaaaatttcacaCCCTCGAGCCTGATGGACACAGGACAAACATATGATACAGGCCAGGCTTCTGTAGATGAGGGATGGAAGATAAACATATAATACAGGTCAGGCTTCTGCAGATGAAGACCAGGGTGAGAAGGTCTTGCCAATTAGTATACGATGGCCTGATGTTTTCCGACATAGATAATCTTTTTCTAATCGCCACCAGGGATACAGAATTAATTGAAGTAATTCAGAGATGATGTTATATTTGATCCATCCTCCTGAAGTGCCCTTCCCTGGTAAGGATTCTTAATATTGCAAATGTACCATGACCTCGACGCAGAATGTATTGATGCTTCTAAGGTGCTACATAACCTCAACTATAAAGCAGACAATTTTCTGTATGTGGACTTGTTTCCCATATGAAACATATGATGTGATGGTCGTGACCATACGAATAACATATACCTAGCGTGGTTAACGCTTGAGATGGCAAGGTCTTAATATACAACTAAACAAACAAGTCAAAACCTAAATAATTGGTGCAAAATAATTCAACTGTTTGGTCCAAAGACAAAAGCTACTCACGCTGTGGTCTCTTGCCCACCACCCTGTGATCCTGTGCTGTAGAAAATGCCTGCAGGCTTGCCAGCAAGTTGCTGGGTTCTCCACAATCCACCGGTTGCATCAAGGAAAGCCTTAAATTGAGCTGCCATCATCCCAAACCTTGTTGGAAAGCCAAATATGAGACCATCGGCCTCTGCAAGCTCACTGGGGCTTATGATTGGTGCATCACCTTTCGGTGGCGCACTCATCTTCGCAAGAACATCATCAGAAAGTGTCTCTGGAACCTGTAAATGAGATAAAGGTGAACTTATCGTGCATACTATTGTCACGAGAACtctatatttatttttccttgacATCATTATTAGTTACTTACCTGCCACACCTTGGCTTCTACACCTTCCACAGATGAAGCACCCTTCTTGATTGCTTCAGCAAGTTTCTCAACATGACCATACATAGAGTAGTATCTGCATGTGATGAAATTAAGAGCCTCATAGTGCAGTCTTGTGAAAACCTTAAAAAATCTCGCAAGCAAAACTGATTCAGCCAATAAAAAGTTTTAGACTGGGACACACAAATGTAACTTTGCATTAGCAACAGCAATTTCCATGGTCACCGACTAAAGAGGCTATCTCAAGTTAAAACTCGTGTAGTGATGGATTTACAAGTCTTGAATATAGGATAGGAGAATATATGCTACATGGCAAACAGATCCTGCAGAGCAGTACACATGTGAGAAGAATACAGTTGCGTTACAATTAGTGATTAACCATAAAAAGAGCTAAACAGTTTCTCATAAGCTTATTTTCACACAATTGTAACAAATCAACAAATAAGATCAAGAAATGATGAATAGACTGCCGGAAATCAAGAAGCCTGAAGCAGAATTTGAGAAATGTCGAGGAAAACTTTTCTTTAATTGTAACCTATAGATTGTAGGATCTTTTCATATGCAACATGTAAAGAATAACCATACATAAAGTCATAATTTGACCTTGAGGCTTGCTTAAAACTGTGTACAGCGAGGGGAATTGCACCCTGCTCTATCGAGCAGCATATCAAGGCAATGTTTTCACAGGTCTAGGAGATTTCTTTTGTAAACCTATttgtcaaaaaatgaaaacataataaaaacgATCAGTTACTACTGAAAAATTAACTTGGATAGTTCATGCCGTTTCGGACTTCTAGGACAGAGTATCATGAGGTTCTTATACtaaagaaaagagcaaaaagGAATTACAATTTCAATTCGCCTTGTGAGAGTGGCACTAGGATCTCCAAAATTAGTCTCGAAGAAGGAACCAAGACCTGAAAGTTACCGACCAaggaacaaaggaaaaaaagggacTCCGATATCAAGTACATGGCCAGTGATGAATATTTGCTATATTTTTAGACTGCTACGTGGAACCCAAGACCTAACTTTCGAGAATAACGGATGCAGATGAAAATATCCTGACATGATTCCTCGTGGAAAAGTTGAAGTTGCACTGCCACGAATTGGCTACCAGTACTGAAACAACTATAACCATCTTCAATCCCCAAACTAATCACGATACCTTTTTATTGCTAACAGGCAAAGCGAAAAGGACAACTGAGAAACAAACAAAGGTCCACCTGGAATTTCACCACCGTCTCCCCCAGCCTATATAGGACAGTTGGTGACAAccataaaaaagaaggaaggtgAAATATTGGTCACAACGAGAACCATGTCGCACAGTTGCTCGACCAATGAGCGCATGTAAGTGATATGACAAGCCACACTTTCCGAAAATTGGAAGCGCAACATGAAGAAAAAGGCAAGGTTTCTTCGCTTTGCATCAAACATCCACTTGCAGTAATGGTTCGAAAACTCCACGAAGTAATAGTCAAAAAAACAATCCGGCGGatgaaaaaaggagaaaaggacgAATGACAATTATGTCCtaaataaaacataaattcGAACAGCCAATATCAGTAAATTGtgctttaataaaatttaaaagcttTATTGTAAAAGATAAATGCCCGTCAAAGGACCCGGAAGAAAGCAAGAGAACCCAAATATGGAAAGAAGGCCAAAATTCTCAACGACGGATACTCGGACACAAACTGTTAAAGTCCCTATGAACGTCGtaagaaaagaaacattttcGGCTTTAGCCATAACCTGGTCACATTGCCGAACATCCAGAGTGTGAACGCCACAGAGATGAGTAGCATTGGATGGGTCATCTAAACTACCAAATCTCAaatgattaaaaggaaaaaaggaataGAAAAACCCGAAAGAAAAGGCTAGTTTGGATCCAATTTAATAACTGAAATAGATCAGTAGAGCGCTGAAAAGGAAATTGCAGAAAGAAACGAatgtaattttccttttctgtggAAGAACGAAGGCTAAGTGCGAGAGAGAAG
Coding sequences:
- the LOC116268289 gene encoding calcium-binding protein PBP1-like, which translates into the protein MEKRDKTGRRRPTAFFLACVFLLVSPLVRRSMENFQDLLPVMGEKLGSQGLMEELCSGFRLLMDQQRGVITPESLRRNAGEALGMKGMTEEEAVEMVREGDLDGDGALSQMEFCVLMVRLSPEVMQRSWSLLAQGLENLGH
- the LOC116246415 gene encoding probable NAD(P)H dehydrogenase (quinone) FQR1-like 1, whose amino-acid sequence is MATKVYIVYYSMYGHVEKLAEAIKKGASSVEGVEAKVWQVPETLSDDVLAKMSAPPKGDAPIISPSELAEADGLIFGFPTRFGMMAAQFKAFLDATGGLWRTQQLAGKPAGIFYSTGSQGGGQETTALTAITQLVHHGMIYVPMGYTFGAGMFEMEHVKGGSPYGAGTYAGDGSRQPTELELEQAFHQGKYIAGIANKLKGSA